GagtgcaaaacacatttttataattaaaCTGAAGATTGTAGTGAATGGATAGGTTTTTGTgactaaaatagatgttgtaacTGGTGATATTTCCATACAATGTGTGTTTGACTAAATCTATATTCCTGGCAGTCACAATAGGATACAatcaaattccatccatccattttcttggccgcttatcctcacaagcgccgcgggggagtgctggagcctatgccagctgtcaacggccaggaggcggggtacaccctgaactggttgccagccaatcgcagagcacatcgagaccaacagctgcactcacaatcacacctaggggcaaattagagtgtccaattaatgttgcgtgttttgggatgtgggaggaaactggagtgcccggaggaaacccacgcaggcacggggagaacatgcaattaactcccgggattgaacccggatcctcagaagtgtgagggcaacgcttcgcagctgagcccaccatgccgcccatcaAGTGCCATAGGAAATAAATttggcaatttatttttaaaacccgCATATGGAAGTTTGGAAGTTGTAATCCAAaactaaaatactgtaatatttaaAAAGGTAAGTTAAAAATTCCAATGGCGGGATTTCAAAACCATGATTACCCGCatttataataattttatatgACAAATGATAGGAGAAAATGCCTCACCAAGGGTTAAAAGCACATACTTTGACGTTGAAATAATAACAGCAACCAATAAAAACGTCATGAAAATGGCTGAGAAATCATCAAGTTATGTCGTTttcaatgtactgtaaatatttgcctTCGATGGGAAAGATGCCCTTACCAACATGGCGCTATGTAAGTTGCTAGCGTATCTATAACTCGCTTCCTGTGATATACAGTATGAAAAATATGTAATGCCCCGAGAAATATTGAAGGCAGCTCGTCTCGCAATTGGTTTAAGCGTTGACACACTGGAATGGCCGTGTTTAAATCGCTAGGTATACCTGCGAGGCAAAACTCGGGGAAAACATACTCGCCGACTTGCGGAAGTCGGTAGACAGTTGTACCTTtcccaaaagaaacaaaatggacTCCTGAAACTACACGGAACGTTATAGGCAATCGTTTTTAAAGGTTATTGGAGAAGAACCGGGCCCCGCGATCATTTAATTACCCTCATCACCGAACAGGTAATGTACTGGTGACCTTTTTAAGAGCCGTTTCGTGTTTCCTCATTGTGTTATCTTCTGCGAACTAATTTGGTCCAGTTTGTGCTGGTTCAAAACGTCATTGCTAGCTGCCGTCCGCTGTGTTAGCTCGACAGCAGCTATCGATGACACTACATTTTATGGATCTGTAACACACGTGTACCGCTTTTAAACAACCTGGAACTTTGTCATCTGGATTGACATTGCTGTCGACCATGTGCCAAGCACGCGAAATTTGCGATTTATGAGAAGTTAAACGCTATCGTAGCGTTAATTGGTAGGCCCGCTCGAGGTTTACGTAGCCAGCTGCTACTCCGCTATGTAGCATTGAAGCAGCTTAGCTCCTGTAGCCATTTGTTTTGGCGACTCCGACTCGTAGCCATAACGACACGTTACAAATTCAATGTATTAATGTTAATTGTACATCAAACGTTTCTAATCCAAGTTATTTGCACCACTTGTTCCTGGTAGAGAATTATAGCGATCGTGTTCAGCTCTTGTGGCTAGCTACATGTACGGTAACTAAGATGTCTGATGCCATTTTGTTTGTATCCATTGCCTTTCAAGGCACGCTTACTTTCTGTAATGTGACTTTCCCCCCATATAATCTAATATATTACATTGAAGAAATTGTCAGTTAAGAACGTACGTTACAATCCGAGTTTTGCGACCGGCGTCGTAGTTGCCACCTTATAATTTGAGCAAATTGAAATGTTAATCCTAAGTATGAAGTAGGTAAAAGCGAATACACTTGGGCACCGCTACAAATAGGGAGATGAAATACGATCTATGCAAtcttaaaactgtttttaaaatgcCTGAATCAGACGTTTTCTGTCAGGATGCCATGTTTTCTAATCACCAGACCAAAATTGTCTTTTGATTGACAATACTCGTCTCCTCTTGTTGCCGTGATTGTATCATATAATCACGACACTATTACATTAGCAATTGTATCGCCATTTATGTAATGTACATTTCTGTGTATGATGCAGCAATTACATCTTGCTGGAGACTGGAGAATATTTCCCAAGCTCTTCCCCTTCTGAACCAATGGAAGGGTCTGACAGTTCAGAGCAGAGTGGCAGTGACCAGCTGGAGTCCCAGCGTCGGAGGCAGCTGGATCGTCTTGACAGAGAAGAAGCCTTCTACCAATTTGTCAACAATCTGAGTGATGACGACTATCGTCTTATGAGGGACAACAACCTTTTGGGCACCCCGGGTAATAACCTTCACTTTTGTGGGTAGTTGTTTTCGCTGAACATTCTGTGTGAatggtttgtttatatgtgccttgcgattggcgaGGGACCAGTCCAGGCGTTGGGACTAGTCCTGCTgcaaatagctgggataggcaccagcactcctgtgacccttgtgaggattattggctcaaaaaatgaatggatggattctgtcAATTCAACATTAAAAGTGTGTCAAATTCTTGCCTAAGTAGACAATACAAAAACTAAATCTCATTATTCATTATTCAACACACACTTGGATTGAAATATTTTAGGACAATTCATGATATACAATTTTGATTATAGCTTACAAAAAAAGAACTCAAAATTCAACAGCTAgaaattaaaatattacaaaagaacgaaaagcattttaatttcataattGGGTGTGATTTTCCCCTCTGAAAAGTTTTCCCAATATTCTAATTTGAGATTAAGTTGTAAATGTAGACTGACACCTCCATCACGTTTATTCCATATTCTCGCCGATAAATACTACGCTGGTTTAGGCACCTCTTTGTACTCTGTTGTTTATGTGATGgatttcagatttattttccCCTTTACCAGCAAAAAAGGTGGTTTATAAGCCAGATATATATTTGATATATGCCGATGTGATTGCGTCATACATTGACACCTTGGATATCCACCATGTTGGCATGGCGTCATCAAATTATGGTTGTTCACATTTTAACACGTAATTTAACCCCCGAACCACAATTACTGACTAAATACCTGAGCAACCTCAACTGAAAAAAGGATATAGctaattattctttttcttttttttttttaattgatgtatcagattttctttttttttttggtaactttCCTTCCCTTTATTCAAGAACAGAACTTTCCAAATTGCCAGTGCaaaaagtccacaaacaggatgtttCATGAACATCTCACAGTTCTTAACTAATACATCATgataacaaacaaaacaaaactaaatgctTAGGTCAAATAACTTGGAATGGaccaacacacaaaaacatgctgTAAATTCTCAGGGCACTGAATCGATCGCAGCTGAAATCTTCTGGTTTAGAAGAACTTTTGGTTCTTATTTGAGCAGGCTTCATCAATTCATACAACAACTCTTAGTTAGGACGAGAAATTTTGTTGAATACTTCATagggatgtatttttttcaatcagatTAATCAGGCTTTCTAATTCTGATTAATTACATTACTAAATATACAACACCGTATCAGATTTTtcattgttgatatttttttaatatatatatataatattgttGATGCTCGAGTGCAGTATAagtaacaccccccccacacacacacacacacacacatagtccCTGCCACCCTATGAAAGTCCCATTTGGATGACTTTTAAAGAAAGAATTTCAGCAGAGGCGTCTCTTTACACTGGTGTAAGCATTGACCTGATCACTGACCCTATGGCAACCTGTGCTGCATTTAAATTAGCGGTGTCCAGATCTAACCTTTGAAAATTGTCAGATATCAGCAAATAAAACGAGGCTAGaatttgatttggaaaaaaatgtattcttacCACTCCTATACCAGCAGTCCATTACATGTGCCGCCCCAGCACTTTTATACAGCAGCGCCTGCATGGCATGCAGAGCCCACATGATCCCAACAACAGGTTGCTAAGGTGCTACCATAGTAGCAAGCAGGAGGAGTGAATGTTTTTTGCTTAGCTGTTTAactgtaaaactaaatacaCATAAAATAATTACACACATTAAAACATGACTTTCCTCGTTTTTGACAATATTGCCCATTGCAGATGTTACTTCCACTTAATCAGTGGGGACGGTAaatcccaaaacaacaaaactgttgaatgtttaatatgtattcatttatttttgttggcatTCGTGTACATTTAGTCCATGTCTGAATACAAGttaaggttgttgtttttgatttaaaatatgtaaaagccTATCGGACAATATTGTAAATAGGGAAATATTCAAGCACTAAATCAGAATGTGGCTCTTGTAAATCCAGCCTCAGAAATTAAGTATTAACGTGTCCTGCTAAGTATCGGTGTACTGTTATACCTTTTCCTCGTAtgagtttttacattttgaaacagTTTGTTTTCTATCTGTTAGTCTTTAATCCCTATAAAAGATGTCCCTCCCAAGCCCCTTCAATAATTCAGGCATTCTGTCTGATTTTAACACACAGGTTGATTAATTGATTGTTAGGTGAATCATCAAAATCTTTGTGTGAACATGAATTTTAAATTCCTGACAGTATTGAGCTGCAGCTTTTTCTgtccaaatatataaaaaaaaagactatggCACCTGCTATCCTTTACACAAGAAATCTCTTATTCTTTTCAGAAGATTATTTGTGGAGATTGTCGTGATCATAGTTACACTCCTGCGGCTGACAATGCCCAATTGCATTACGTTACCTACTGATTGCCCTCGCACATCACCTCTATGTAGCTTGTGCGTAGCTTGTCATGCATAcgtcaaaaaaagttgctatGCGGGAAAGCTAGCAGCTAGAAAGAGGGAGCTAATCTCTTGTGATTGGCCCCTCACACCCTTACGCCTGGGTCCGCATAACACCTACGCTGCTGCCTTATCTATCAATTTTGGagcataattaaacatatctggtcatttaggtccatttgttcaagaagACACTCTTCCATGgctgctatttttgttttgttccttgttatgggaaggaaagtaaaaacggcctccagaaatgaccaaaaaagtgCTGAGTAAATTCCACCCTATTGCATCCTAGCCAATATCAAGCATGGCAACACccttgacttggagaagaaatgcaacacattttaaaaactacaCGCATGGGTTGCGACGgaatataaaggcaaactacgcaCGGGAGAGCCCCAGTGATGTCAGTGCAGTCGCCACACAAGCGGGTATGAAGGGGTCTTTACAGTGGACCTCAGGTAGTTTTTCCACTCTGAAAGTTGCTTACGTCTGTCACTTCATCTAATATTAGCGATGTCGTgattagaaagaaagaaaaaaatctctccACAGTTAGTTGAAATCTTAGTTTTGCCTGTACTGGAAAATGCAATGGTGAGCATTATGCTCAGGAAGCCTGGTTTTCACACTATGATGAAATTGCCACAACTTTCACGCTCTACTGAAGACCCCAATCCGTTTGTGTCCCAGGACAGTGGGAGGGGGAGTGTAAGTTTGGAGCATCCTTTAGTGGATCATCCTGCGAGGAGAGGGCATTGACTGGACAGTGGCATGCCCTGGTAAGTCTAGAGGTCTTAAGCATTGTCCTGTTGCTGTTTTTCAGGGAAACCAAAGAGTTCTATGGCTCAGTATTatgattagtatttttttaaatgcagtggAGCCCGGATATTCATGGTGGATAGGACTGAGTGCTGAAAGGATTTATAATTGATGGCCATTACAActgcattgggggggggggaatacacacacacacacacacacacacacacacacacacacacatatatatatatatatatatatatatataatatatatatatatatatataatttttttttaataagtaaaACAAAAGGCTTTTTGGGGATTGGacaccccctcccaaaaaatgggggggggggtgcaaaaaactgcaaataagtaaatCTGTGGGTGCTGAACCGTAAGTATGCGGGTGtccactgtatactgtatggACTTTGGGATGGATTTGAACTCCTGTGTCCTGAGCATTTATTAGGTTGTAAGACCCATTGAAACGTTGAGAGACCAAAAATAACAAactgtaaaatacagtacaatacaatcCAGATGTATGTTCACTGTAGTTGTTCTTGAGGGTACTAAAAGGTTTCTGTTTTATGATGGACTTCTtccagatcattttttttttaatccaaaatggTGGGCATGTTAGTGCCTGAAAAGCAGTTATAATGAACTTGAcacaaaatgacattaaaaaaggAATTACAAGGTGACACAGctcgtttttcttcttttttataacatgcttttgttatgtttttgattatttttttttaggagaggCAACTGAGGATGAGCTGTTCAGTAGACTTCAGAATATCAAAAATGATGCAGAGCAGCAGACTAACACACCAAGTACAGAAAATGTAGAGGATCCTGCTGGTAAGTTTGACATTTCCTTTGCATTccatttcaatccatttttgacaATATTGACACATTTTCAAACCCTTTGACACATCTTTAGCAATTATAGAACAACCTGAAACCTCAGAAGATCCTGCTAATGGTGATAGTCTCCTAGAATGGCTCAACACGGTGAGGCGCACAGGCAACACAACCAGAACTGGTCATCGGGGAAACCAGTCATGGAGGGCAGTAAGTCAGACCAACCCAAACAGTGGGGACTTTCGCTTCAGCCTGGAAATCAGCGTTAATCGCAACTTAGCTGAGCAGCAGGCAGCTGCTGAAGGAGAACAGCAGCCTCCAGAGTCTCAAGCAGAAAATGGAATACCTGAACCACCCGTTCTCATGGAGACAGGAGTGGTAGAAGAACGAGTAGTTGAGCAAATGGCTGTCATAGTAGAGCCAGAGCCAGAGCCTGAACCTGAACGGGAAGAGACTGTTTCCAATGAGACACATGGAGACCCCTCCAGCTCACCAGTTGTTGTCTCAGTTCAACCTACACTTTCTCTGTCTCTACGTAGAGGACGTAGGAGAGCTCGGAGCCGCAGTTCTGAACCATGCAGAACCAGGGCTCGTGCAGCCCGGAGCCGTTCCCCCCTCCGTTCAGATCAGATGGAAGAACTGCCTAATCCTCGGTTTGCTCATACATCTCAAGGACCCAGCACTGATACCAGCGCTCCACATGTGCCTCAAGTGGAGGGTAGTTCTCGGACTCGACAGCATGTGCTTTCCAGACAAAGTGCTGCAGAGGGTGATATTCAGCAGCCCAGGATTGAAACGGAACAAACTCCAGAGACCCAAAGCGCTGTTTCTCATGAAGGGGAAAGTGGAATTgaaggtggtgcagctggacgAAGGCCACCTACTATAATGCTTGATCTTCAGGTGCGTCGGGTGCGTCCGGGTGAATATCGCCAAAGGGACAGCATTGCCAGCCGTACACGTTCGCGGTCACAGAACTCAAACAACACATTTCTTTATGAAAGTGAGCGTGGTGGATTTCGCAGGACTTTCTCACGCTCTGAGCGTGCTGGTGTCCGGACCTATGTCAGTACAATCCGTATCCCTATCCGTAGAATATCGGATGCAAGTTTGGGAGAGGCGACCTCAATGGCTCTCCAGTCTATGATTCGACAGATCATGACCGGCTTCGGTGAGCTCGGCTACCTCATGGATTCGGACTCAGATTCTTCCGATTCCAACCGTGCAGCCAGTGCATCTGTGGATTTGGCTGAAAACACCAGTAACCTAGATGCCCCCACTCTTACTGAACCTGTTGTTGATGAACCACCTGTGCCTACGGGAGAGAGTGCAAGGACAGTTGAGCCTGCTGTCGATGAAGGACTTGCCACTGCCCCGCCAGCCCCTGGTGGCAGGGCTAGACCCAGAGCCCCTGTCAGCCTTGAAGAGCCAAGGTCATTGCCCCTCCTCCGACTGGCTCACTTCTTCCTATTAAATGATGAAGACGAGGACCAACCCCAAGGGCTGACCAAAGAACAGATTGACAACCTTGCCATGCGCAACTTTGGAGAAAGTGACGCCTTGAAGACTTGCAGTGTTTGTATAACAGAGTATGCAGAAGGAAACAAGCTCCGGAAGCTTCCTTGCTCCCATGAGTATCATGTGCATTGCATTGATCGCTGGCTATCAGAAAACTCCACCTGCCCAATCTGTCGCAGGGCCGTTCTGGTGTCTACCAATAGAGAGAGTGTCGTGTAGTGTAGTCCACAACAAACCTCTTTGGCTACTCTTTAGTGATGTAATAACCCAAATTCATGAATAATTTTAAAGAGAAAAGTTTGTTGAAATATATCCCATCCAAGCCAatagcaagtttttttttccaatcaccaGATTGATTTGGGTTGCGCCACGGTGGCAGTGATGGAGGTTACGGTTGCTGTTTGGTATTCTGGTTTTATGATATACCCGGTGGAACATTGTTGGTTATCAtgtgtgtgcattttcttttgaaCAGAGCGTCTACTTTGTCTCTTTCCTGGTTTTAAGGCTTAGGTGCAATCTTGACGAAAGACCAGGTACAACAAATATGTTGTTGTAAGGTGGAGACAATTAGTGTGTATTGAAAATGGCTGATTACCGCAACCTTCATTTGGAGCCCTGAAACAGTCAGTCAATACACTCAACTACTAAAGTCCCACTGCCCACCGGTCCTAAGTTGGTCTCACACCATGCATGCTGTCTAAATTAACCctttatgtgattttttttttttttttttttttttttttttttgcactgtctcgagttgtgtgtgaaagagagcCACTATTCTCAAGAAAACAATCTGTTTATAAAAGCTGTGCACCTGCAGGCAGTTTGAGCAGCTCAAATctgcaccctttttttttttatttgttaaagcaCCTAAACAATGCCTTACATGCCATAAGGTGTGTAGTGGTACAGTTCACTTATTCCTGGTCAAAGTATTAGCTGTAAATAAGCTTGTATAAATACTTTTGGAGTCATCCTTTGTATCAATGGTTTTAATTTTGCATTGTAAATCATAAGATTAAGGGTTTATTGGCCCGTGTTACTGTCTACCAGGGCAACCCTTAATTTACATATAAACATAGTTGGGATAATTATACAactgatttttatttagttattgaTATGGCCAAATGAGGAGCTTGTTGGTTTGCCATTTCATGTATACACTGCCATGTTTGCAATGGCATAATGTACAGGTGTAATAAAgttttataattgaaaaagaaCATGGAACACAAGTTAGATTAAGAAATGCAAGTCAACTTTTGGATTTGGATATATATTGCCATCAAACAAAAGTTTGACTTTTAGCGATACCAGTTATTTGGGATGCCGCAATATTGGTTGTATATATCTGAAATAATACTGTTGACAGTTAATTTCCCCACTTTGCCTTGACTAAAAATCTTAATATACCTGGTTTACGCTTAAACGTTTCCTGGATTTTAGAAATACTGGGCAATTGCACCCCACAATTATTCAATTGATTTACTTACAAACTTACAACTACAGATGATTTGCTAAGCTAAATTAAATGTAGCGTCACCTTTTCAGTTCAAAATGGGATAACTTACAAAGCTTAATTTCCATCTAAGTCCAAagttttctgtctgaaattggCCAATTTTGAAAAGGATCCCATCATCGTGCGTCAGTCTTGATCAGATCCTGTTAGGCTTTTTAAGTTGTTCAGCCACAGATGTTCATTACATCCCAtgcaaaagacaaaacagaaaacaatattAATGTATGGTATTAAATCTGTCAATGGCTGAAATCCTTAATAAAGATGTTTTGCATTATTAAATGTCTTTAAGTAAATTCCTATTTTTGAGGATGTCAGTTTTTATAGCACTTGATGAACCAGGGCACAGTCGACatggaaggggggtggggggattatCATTCTCATGCATCATGTCTTTGCCTTTGTTACAACACTTTGTTTCGCAGGCGATGAAACTGAATGCAGCATTTTCTCATTGTTGAATTCCACAGACTCTCCAATCTATGTAAACCTTTTGGGCCATGTTTGGCCTTGTCAACTGCTGAATTAAACAAGTTATGCTACTAATCTATTGTAGAGATCAATTCTGTGAGTTTTTGAAAGCATGCAACAATGATTTTCTAAACGCGGTTGTTGAAAATTAGAAAGGGGAATTTCAATTTAACCTTCGTCATGAGACATTCAAATAGTGGAATCTTGAGGCATGCACAAGTCCAGTGCCTTGCTCATGTGCACATGAGCATTGCTCTGGAGGTGAACTGGTACAGCTTCATCGGCAGTTTTGGTTGGGACCCTTCTGGTATCCCACTTCCAAGTTAAATGGTTttatccagccattcattttcttgcaGGTCAGCGGGAGCCCATCTCAGATGACTTGGTGAGAGGCAGGGAACAGGGTTGCCATGGCCAACTATTCACACCAAGATACAATTTAGTTATTAACCCAGTGgttcacaaactttttttttttttttttttgccgaacaTAATTTGGAGATTTAGGAATTATattattacgttttttttttcctaggaATACACAAAGGCTTAGCTTGTAATAATCACTGAAATGGTCACTTTTACAGTTCAAAATGTTCACTCGTGAGTTTATCAAGCcaatcaaaaaaaatatatattttttcctgctAATATTtaacttcattttatttaacgCGTCAGTAGCTGGTCTGGGATTGTGTGCTCGGTAGTAAAATGAACtccctcatcttcctctcttttgcctggcagctccatcctcagcagccttctaccaatatactcactctcttgcctcttgAGATGTCTGAACCATcagagtctgctctctctgaccttgtctcctaaacatccaacttatccctctaattagctcatttctaattcctatccaacatgctcactcctatagagaacctcaacatctttatctCTGCcacctgttgtcttttcagtgccagAGTTTCTAATCATTACGTCATGGCTGGCATCCACACTGTcgtagaaactttgcccttcatcctagcagagactcttctgtcagataagacaccttccgccagctgttccaacctggttggaccTTTTTCatctcttccttaccacacacaattgctctggattgttgaccccaagtatttgaagtcgtccaccctcgctatctcttctccctgtagcctcactcttccccctccacttttctcattcacgcacatatattctgttttacttcggctaatcttcattcctctcctttccaatgcgtacctccatctttctaattgttcctccacctgcttcttgctttcactgcagatcacaatatcatctgcgaacatcatggtccaaggggattccagcctaacctcatctgtcagcctatccattacatcATCaacctcaaagtattctttccatctatttagcacactactggcaccactcaacacatttccatctctatccttaatcacccttacctgttgcacatctttcccatctctatccctttgtctggccaacctgtagagatccttttctccttctttcgtgtccaacctagtgtacatgtcttcatatgcctcttgtttagcctttgccacctctccctttgccctacgtcgcatctcgatgtactcctttcgcctctcctcagtcctctcagtatcccacttcttcttcgctaatctctttccttgtatgactccctgtattttggggttccaccaccaagtcgccTTCTCTTTCCTTCTAGAAGACACATCAAGTACCTTGGCTGTAATAGTCCAGTGTCCGGGaggtcctcctgtccattgagccTGTCTAACCTCTTTACGAAAGGCTGTACAACATTCCTCGTTTGTCAGCTTCCACCGCattgttctctgctctacctttgtcttaatcttcctccccaccaccacagtcattctacacaccaccatcctatgctgttgagcttcactctcccctaccactactttacagtcagtaacctccttcagattatatcgtctgcacaaaatataatccacccgcgtgcttctacctccttgtaggtcaccctacgTTCGTGcctcttctggggaaaaaaagtattcacgactgccatttccatcctttttgcaaagtccgcCACTATCTGTCCCTTAaacttcctttcctggatgccgtactttgtccattacaatctgcaccaatcacaacgtgctctctgtctgggatgctcagaactacttcatctagtttcttcctgaatttctctttcaaccctcggtcacattctacctgtggggcataacccctactccatttctcttcccatctgctccatggtaaaataagtttaaccctgctcctaaacttctatccttactacctttccacctgctgtcTTTTTGCACAATATTTGCACACTGACATTAACACACTTTTTATTTagatagattttacatcttgcacgtcttataaggaatcgtcccgataaacagaaatgtctcttgttctttgttcttgttgctatgttgttccagCGCCGACTGCTGGAGGAAAAAATCCTTGAGTATTTGTACACACagggccattaaatctgattctgatatcaacctttctccttatcgtcatgtcaaccaactcatgagcttttcctctcatagtcccaacattcaaactccctacacagttgtaggctctgtgcattctcttcttcttcttccgacgaatccggtttcctcctcctcttcatcttcaATCCACAGTAGCTGAACTTCCACCGATGCACTGCAGGCTAATGGTGCCAGGGGCGGAGGTTGTTTACATGGGCCATGAGTTATCCGTTATGGGATTGTTTAGATGAACTACATAATTttggtttggcacagttttacaccagatgcccttcctgacgcagcccTCTGCATTTTCCCGGGCTTGGggctggcctacagattgcaatggcttgtgcccccataaggCATAGCTCCATCTGCAAAgtgtaatttaaaatgaaaaatattcatgGTAGCCCTGTGGTGCCACCACCACCCTGGAGGGGTTGTGCCCCACAGTTCGAAAACAACTGAATTAAAACCTAACATGCCTGTTTCGGAATGTGAGGAAAGCATTACCCAAGCATGAGgagaacacaacacaacacaacattgGAAGGCCAGAGCTGAGAGAACTCTCATCCAGATGTTAACCACTATTTCAGTCATATTCCTAATTTGTATGTATTTGAACTGTTTCACAAATAATTTACCTTACATTTGCTTCACCTTATTTCTAACCTTGTATGTTTCACTTTGtgaaaatacttatttttatgtactagaaaaagaaaaaatatgtgaataattgatggCTTCTTGAAAAGGGATCTGTAATTTCATATAGATGCCACATAATagggacaaaaataataaaacggaGAAGATCGTAAAGCAGCAATACAATGCAGCTAGTGTGTACACAATCATACCCACATTAGATA
The sequence above is drawn from the Syngnathoides biaculeatus isolate LvHL_M chromosome 11, ASM1980259v1, whole genome shotgun sequence genome and encodes:
- the rlim gene encoding E3 ubiquitin-protein ligase RLIM; translated protein: MEGSDSSEQSGSDQLESQRRRQLDRLDREEAFYQFVNNLSDDDYRLMRDNNLLGTPGEATEDELFSRLQNIKNDAEQQTNTPSTENVEDPAAIIEQPETSEDPANGDSLLEWLNTVRRTGNTTRTGHRGNQSWRAVSQTNPNSGDFRFSLEISVNRNLAEQQAAAEGEQQPPESQAENGIPEPPVLMETGVVEERVVEQMAVIVEPEPEPEPEREETVSNETHGDPSSSPVVVSVQPTLSLSLRRGRRRARSRSSEPCRTRARAARSRSPLRSDQMEELPNPRFAHTSQGPSTDTSAPHVPQVEGSSRTRQHVLSRQSAAEGDIQQPRIETEQTPETQSAVSHEGESGIEGGAAGRRPPTIMLDLQVRRVRPGEYRQRDSIASRTRSRSQNSNNTFLYESERGGFRRTFSRSERAGVRTYVSTIRIPIRRISDASLGEATSMALQSMIRQIMTGFGELGYLMDSDSDSSDSNRAASASVDLAENTSNLDAPTLTEPVVDEPPVPTGESARTVEPAVDEGLATAPPAPGGRARPRAPVSLEEPRSLPLLRLAHFFLLNDEDEDQPQGLTKEQIDNLAMRNFGESDALKTCSVCITEYAEGNKLRKLPCSHEYHVHCIDRWLSENSTCPICRRAVLVSTNRESVV
- the glod5 gene encoding LOW QUALITY PROTEIN: glyoxalase domain-containing protein 5 (The sequence of the model RefSeq protein was modified relative to this genomic sequence to represent the inferred CDS: substituted 2 bases at 2 genomic stop codons), with the protein product MSIALEVNCRLLFPSRRHIKYLGCNSPVSGRSSCPLSLSNLNHNVLKLNLPQLGKEFEPKATTXXDTTPGSADLYLINKTSLTTLADH